The Microcoleus sp. FACHB-672 sequence CGCCCGATAGTCCCACCCAGCGCGTCGGAGAAAGGCCGGCAAGTCAGTTTACCTCGGTGCAGCATAACATCCCCCTTTACAGCCTGGAAAACGCCTTTAACATTGAGGAATTCGCCACATGGCAAGAACGCTGGCAGCGCGTTTTCTCTACCGATGAGTTTGAATATGTTTGTGAGTTGAAAATAGACGGTTCTGCCTTGGCGCTGACTTACGAAAATGGGGTTTTGGTGAGAGGTGCAACGCGAGGCGATGGCATCACCGGCGAAGAAATTACCCAGAATGTTAAGACGATTCGCTCAATTCCGCTGCGGTTAAATTTGGAGAATCCACCGGCAGTCGTGGAAGTGCGTGGGGAGGCGTTTTTAGGGTTAGCCGTGTTTGAGCAAATTAACCGAGAACGAACCGAAGCCGGTGAAGCTCTATTTGCCAATCCCCGCAATGCCGCAGCCGGCACTCTGCGTCAGTTAGACTCTCGAATTGTTGCCAAACGCCGTCTCGATTTCTTTGCATATACTTTGCAGATTCCACAACCAATGCCCCCTGTCGAATTCCCAATGCCCAATTCCCAATGGGATTCCCTAGAAATGCTGCAAAAAATGGGTTTCCGGGTGAATCCGAATCGAACACTATGCGGTTCTTTGCAAGCGGTTAAAGATTATTATGATCGTTGGGATACTGAGCGATTAAATTTGCCTTACATGACAGATGGCGTTGTCGCTAAGCTCAATTCTTTTGATTTACAGGAAAAGCTAGGTTTCACTCAAAAGTTTCCTCGTTGGGCAGTTGCACTGAAATATCCTGCTGAAGAAGCACCGACGCGGGTTGAAAATATTTCAATTAATGTTGGAAGAACCGGCGCGTTGACACCCTTAGCAGAGTTGCAGCCGGTGCAGTTAGCAGGAACAACGGTTTCACGGGCAACATTGCACAATATTGATTATGTGCGATCTCTGGATATCCGTATTGGCGATACGGCGATTGTTCGCAAAGCCGGCGAAATTATTCCAGAAATTGTGCGTGTTTTGCCAGAACTTCGCCCTAGCAATGCTCAAGCTTTTGAAATGCCCACCCACTGCCCAGAATGCCGGCAGCCGGTGGTAAAACAAGCCGGTGAAGCGGTGACTCGCTGTATTAATACGTCTTGCCCTGCTATTTTACGAGGGGCGCTAACTCATTGGGCGAGTCGAGATGCGATGGATATTAACGGATTAGGTGAAAAAATTGTGCTGCAATTGGTTGACCGGCAGCTAGTAAATTCAGTTGCAGATTTGTACGATTTAACCGTTGAAAAGCTAGCATCTTTAGAGCGATTTGGCAACAAGTCTGCAACTAAATTAGTTGAGGCAATTGCCCAATCAAAAAATCAACCTTGGGCACGAGTTTTGTATGGTTTAGGCATCCGCCATGTTGGCAGTGTGAATGGGAAAACATTAAGCGAACAATTTCCCACAGTTGAACAGCTTGCCGCTGCAAAAACAACAGACATTGAAGCTGTATATGGAATTGGGGCAGAAATTGCCCATGCTGTTTTTCAGTGGTTTCGGGTGCCGGCCAATCAAAGTTTAATCGATAGACTTCGCGTTGCCGGTTTGCAACTCGCCAAACCCGAAACATCTCCGCTTTCTTCTACCGCGAAAAATGGGGAGAATTTGCT is a genomic window containing:
- the ligA gene encoding NAD-dependent DNA ligase LigA yields the protein MQQLTPETQQRVQQLRQQVQSASYAYYVLDAPTMPDEVYDRLYRELQELETQYPELISPDSPTQRVGERPASQFTSVQHNIPLYSLENAFNIEEFATWQERWQRVFSTDEFEYVCELKIDGSALALTYENGVLVRGATRGDGITGEEITQNVKTIRSIPLRLNLENPPAVVEVRGEAFLGLAVFEQINRERTEAGEALFANPRNAAAGTLRQLDSRIVAKRRLDFFAYTLQIPQPMPPVEFPMPNSQWDSLEMLQKMGFRVNPNRTLCGSLQAVKDYYDRWDTERLNLPYMTDGVVAKLNSFDLQEKLGFTQKFPRWAVALKYPAEEAPTRVENISINVGRTGALTPLAELQPVQLAGTTVSRATLHNIDYVRSLDIRIGDTAIVRKAGEIIPEIVRVLPELRPSNAQAFEMPTHCPECRQPVVKQAGEAVTRCINTSCPAILRGALTHWASRDAMDINGLGEKIVLQLVDRQLVNSVADLYDLTVEKLASLERFGNKSATKLVEAIAQSKNQPWARVLYGLGIRHVGSVNGKTLSEQFPTVEQLAAAKTTDIEAVYGIGAEIAHAVFQWFRVPANQSLIDRLRVAGLQLAKPETSPLSSTAKNGENLLLSGKTFVITGTLPTLKRDEAKTLIENAGGKVTDSVSSKTDYLVLGEDAGSKLKKAEELGISQLSEAQLMTLLES